The Paenibacillus polymyxa M1 DNA segment TATGGCTAAGGATCAGGCTAGTGAACAAGGACAGGCTTTGGTACAGATGATGGAAAAAAGCGTACAACCACATCTTGGGGGTCAACTGGACATCCGGGCATAAGTACATCCT contains these protein-coding regions:
- a CDS encoding YjfB family protein, coding for MDIAALSTGMSQASLAQAVSVKVLGMAKDQASEQGQALVQMMEKSVQPHLGGQLDIRA